A segment of the Zingiber officinale cultivar Zhangliang chromosome 8B, Zo_v1.1, whole genome shotgun sequence genome:
TAGCTTGGCTAATAAAgtctaatatgattttttttttcaagcttTGATCTATTTTAACCACCAAATAAGATTCCTAACACAATAACACTGATAGCAGCTACACATGTACTTGACAAAGACAATTCAGCAAAGAGGAACAAATATTTATTATTTGGAATCTCCAAGTGAGAAGATTATTTATGTAGTTTTAGCATGATACAGGTGCTACAGCATTTGACCATTAGAAGACTGCAAAAGTTAGAGGAAGCATAAAGCAGAAATGATAATGTCAGACTTGAAAGCAAAGTGCCTTGAGTGGTAACCAGATTGATGCATGCATGTTAGTAATATATGCTTATCTAACAGAGTTGATGCCAATATGTTTAAACTACAGGAAACTCTTGCAATTAAATACACAAGCTCCAAATGAAACCCATTAAGTATGAGATTAAAAAACAATAATAAGTAAGATAATAGGTGGGTTAtatgtaaaataaaacaaaaccaaaaaaaatCCAGTGAATTAGTGGGTATAAATCGAATAGGCTAGCTTTGATATTTGTAAAAAGTAAGTTCACAAAGTCAAATGAGGCTTCCAGATTATCTGTTGAACTACCTACTTCATAATTTGTTGCGACAAAGGACATCCTTGAattctacaacaacaacaaccaagccttttcccactaggtggggtcggctgtatgaatctttttacgccattgagctctatctcctattatatcatcatctatatttaaataaattttatcttgttttattgttgctaaccaagtcttttttggtcttcctcttcctcgtttgatatgcatgtttatcatagtttcacatcgcctaactggaacatttattggtcgtctaagtacatgtccgtaccatcttaaacgtgtctctcggagtttgtcctcaatagatgcaactccgactttctctctaatgctctcattccttattttgtccatcttcgtatgtccacacatccaccttaacatcctcatctctgcaactctcatcttatgctcatgtgctcgagtcatagtcaCATCCTTGAATTCTAGCATAAAATAAAATCCTAAGAATTTTCATGTACAGatgaaccacatggcaatgttaGACAGTAATCATCTGAAGATCCTAAACATCATGTCCTTGAGTTCACTGAGGTACAACGCACACATCCTGGGCATTAAAAAAGTTATCCACCATTTGATATcttatagccgaccccacctagtaggataaggcttggttgttgttaatGATATCTTATAGTAGTACCAACAATAATTAATTGGTGTCATCAAAATAAGCTTCTTAGTGTCTAGCTCAATGGGATCTATCAATCATTAGATTCTACTTATGAGTTAGCACATTAGTTTAGCAATATGCAAGAGCTCTTTATATTTGCTTGCCAAGAGACAGGATGAATAAGAGAAACATAATATACAAATGACACAAAGATTCTTGTGAAACTTAGAAAATTACCCCAGGGTATATTTAATCCCTGACCCATGGTGTACTTAGAAGTTACAAAATGAAGGTGAAATACTAATAGTGATATGAATCTATGAAATAGAAATTTAAAGTCTCTTTTAGATTTCATCCCACTAATAGCAGTCAAAATTAGGGTAAGAATGAAAGAAAGCTTGTCTTCATCTTCAATGATAGAGGAATATGTCTCACAAAAATAACACATCTGGGGTTTGGGTGAGTTCGGTATTTCATTCCTTGTAATGAAACAAGCAATAAATTTTGACACATGACCAAGAAACAATGCCACATAGATGTACCATCTCAAATTCTACTGAAGATATAACAAAAACACCAACGCTGAATATTAAGTACCCATGCTACACTAGCTTGACTTACTGTAACAGGGAAAAATTCAACATTTGATGACTTCTTTAAGAACCTAAAATGAATATTATAGCATTTCTCCATCTTTCTGCAGGAATTCCGTTCTAAAAGACTAAAATGCTTTGACTTTGATCTCCATACAAATAACTTTTCATCCTCAGAAACCACCAACTAACTCAAACTCCCAGCAATAGATAAAGTGaaaaaaggcaaaaaaaaaaaaaaaaaatgtaggaACGTCAGTTTATCGCCATACAAGATTACACCAAGAGTTTAGCATGATATGCTGGATAAAAAAACACAAAAGAACCAATGAGCAACTTTCATAATATTATCTCAACAAAGCGTCACCTAACTGTAATACAAGGAAGGCACCTTTTCAACCTCAAATACACTACAACCGTCAACTATATCACCAACCCGCATCACACAAACTTGCGTCAAGAACACACATATATCATTTATCTAGCATCATACGATCGGTCCAAATTAAGGGCAAACCTAATGTGAAACTATCTCCACGCAGTCTGTAGCTATGTAGAGGTACACGATTCACAATCATACTAAGCAGTCAAATAAGTTAGCCAACAAGAGTGAGAGATGCACCTTAGGGTTGAGGGAAGAAGGAAACGaggatgaggaggaagaggagggaagTATGTTGGGCCTTGGCGGATAGACGTCGAGAGGCTTCAGCAGGAGAAGTACACGGCGCCTCGCCATTGTTGGGCCCGAGCGACCGACGGCGTTGAGGGAGGCGGCGAGGTACCAGGAAATAGAAGGGTTCGGCTTCGGTTCACGGATCCATTGCTGCAGCAGCCAGCGATCGGATCGGCTCTGAACCCGGtcgaagttttttttttaaaaaaaattttaacccgGCCAAGATGGCCAGATAAACTAATTTCACACTTCTTGCAGCAGCTGGAGTCCTCGCGTAGTCAAACACATCTAACCCTGCCCATTGAGTTGAAACCTTGTCTAGTTGTCTTTGACTTTAACCTGTTTGACCAGCCTTATGCTATATATTTGATCTCGTTAGATAGTTAAACTAGTATGGCTTTCTTTGATTTTGGGATTTTGAGAAGCATGCAATCTTGATATTGAAAACTAAGATTACATCACGTTGACCCACGATATATGAGCAAGGAGATGAAGACACAACAAGCACACGTACACTTTTTGCATCAACTACCGGGAAATTAACTGACTTAACCGACGCCTTTTCCTTGACTAGCAGATGATCACAACAACAACAGCTAGCTATTGTCAATGGCAAACGGCCGTGACGTTAGGGCTTCACGGCTAGCCGTCCTCCTCCGACGACTCCGCCGCTTCCGGGAAAAGGCGCGTTCCCGATGATGGGGACGGTCCCGAAGCCAGGTGCGCTGAAGCCCAACTGAGGACCCATGGGGTTGCCGTAGAATCCTCCGTAGCCAAAGAAATTCTGAGGCTTGTAGTTCTCAGGCTTGTTCTTGATGTTCCTTCCTTCAAGGCAGGGAACAGAGGTGGCAAAAATGAGAGCCAGCAGCAAGAGAGGCTTAACACTGAACTCCATGATCAGGGATCGATATTGATAATGTTTGCATGGCCAGTGGGTGGAGGGGAGTGAGGCAATTTATAGGAGATcaaggagaggaggaggagtGGCCATTGGGATGGTTTCATTTAAGCGCAGTAAATAAGAGCAGTAAAATTGCAGATGAAGCTTTAATGTGGTCTTTATTACCAGAGCTGTTGGCAGGTGATTCCACTTTTTTACTTCTCCTTTTTCTGCAGTTTGACACTGAATGCTGCATTCATGGCTCTGCAAGTTTGCAAGGCTTGCCAGGATTGCTGGAGGGACGCAGGACGATTCAAAGAGACTATACATGAATTAAATCTTGTACTTGGGAGAACAGTAGAGAAATAAAGGTAGTGTTATTTTTGAGAAAATTGGGAggtgaaaatttaatttaattagttccTGTTCTGTGtaaaaaggtaaagaaaaatattaaactagttatttaatttttaatgctgataattagttttatttttttaactaaaagatTAGTagtcatttaatttttaaaatttataattatatattttaatgcgACTTATGCATAGCGCTGGTGAGCAACGAGTTATTAATGAATACCATAAACTCTACTAATGAGACAGATGAAGCAAGTGCTACATAAAGCAGGGGAATGAAGATCATATCCACCGAGGGCGATTAGTGGTTAAGACATAGGATATTATTatataagattttaaaattaaaacttggTATATccgagtatatatatatttttttatgtctTGGCCACTTATATTAATGGTTAATAGTCATCcataatttacctcctcctaTTGACATAGGGACAAGTTAGCGGAGGCGCTAGGGAGGACGAATCTCCTTTTGTCACATGGGAATCAAGATCATGAGTCCCCTCGGGACGATCTAAAGCTAGTGCATCAGGTGTTACCATCATAAGATCTAGGGTTCAAATCTTAGtatagccgaggtaaatgtcttccTCATGCtcagtcactattctaaagggtagaagtcatccgtgatttatctcctttgtATTGGCCCTAAGACGGATTGGCGGGGACGCTAGGACGAGCGTAGTCACTTTTTGCCACCATAGGAATCAAGATCATGTCCCCCATATCTTGGTCATCTATACTAATAGCTAATAGTCATCTATAATTTATCTCTCCTCCGTGATGGGTTGACAGAGGCGCTGgatgagcgaatcgccttttgccacatgggAATAAAGATAATGTCCTCTTGGGACGATGCGATGGTTGAGGCATAGGgtattgccacatgaggtctcAGGGTCAAAATTCGGCGTGTCCGAACATACTTTCTCCCATACCTTAGCCAcctacactaatggctagtagccactcgTGATtcacctcctccgtgttgacttaGAGATTGGTTGGCGGGGATGCGAGAGCAAACAAATCGCCTTTGACCACATGGGAATTGATACAGTGATGAAAAGGGCCCCCCAAAAGATGGGTCAAACTAGGAAAGAACAGTTGACGTAGAGGTCAAAGTAAAAACAGTCGAAGCACAGGTCCCCAGTTGGGCGTAGTGGGCCAAACGTGCTACACGGCCGGACGAACATGGCTGTTCAGACGACCGGTCGTGGGGAGCCTGTGATGGTGGTAAGAGACAAGGCATAAATCCCCCGGACCCTTATCCTGGACAGATGCCATGGGCGATCGGATGAAAGACAATCCTCCGACAATAGAAAGGCCGAGTAAAGGAAGATAGCTCTGTTCAGTATGACCGAGCAAGGACGTCCATGCCGAGCAGCCTCTAGTCGACGTCCGATCGACTTACAATGGGACCCACCTACGTATCTCATCATACCCTTTTGGAGGCTTGTGTCACTGACAACGAAGCATGTCCAACAGTTAGACTGACTTTAGAAACTTCCAACCTATCACATCAAGGATTTGTGTACTCGCTTAAGGAAAGATGTCAGAGACATTTTTTAACTTGCCTTTTCTTATGATGCTTTAGAGAATGTTTATATATTTTGAAATACGTGCATAAACACTACagtaacactataaaagggggttcccATCTACATGTTGAGATATACGCAACTTTGTTATTTACACGATCTAACTACAGTTTCACTACTGTCCTCCACTAAAAATCGAAGACCAATTTAAACATTGGAGGATCAACGCCAAAAACTCCTTCCTGATCCGGTACTAACGTCTTTTGTTTTATAGGACCGTGTGGATTCTTCATACAGTCAACCTTGAAGCCACGTCCCTAGCCCACTATCTTCTCCGCTTTCGGACAGGAACAGGAATCAAGCTAACTATATCTAAAAACTGAAAGAACGAATCAATTGCTACATCACATTGGAATAATACAACTCATTTATTGATTTACATTCCGGATTCATCAGTTAACACTATATCTTAACTCTTTTGTTCAACATTTGATCTATAAACTATTGGCATTTGCTtgtaaaaaaacacataaatgaATCATATCTGGCTGTTGATTCATGATTTAAGTATTAATTGAATACAGTGCACTCTTTCCTGATCTGGCCCTGTATACCAGTTTTCACACCAACCCTACCAAGCTTTATCATCGATCCAGCAAAGGCACTGAAGAAGCTGGTTTGATTGGCTGCAAATTTCTGGACGACAGGCCTTGATAGGCGATTTATAAACAACACTTCATCTGAGGAAAACAGCCCTTCACCATTCAGTAAGTTCTTGTAGTAGACATTGTCAAAGATTGTTGGGGTGTAGGGATCCATGTTGACTGCAATGGTTGGATCCACATTTGGTGGGCATGCTTGCTTTAGCAGGCGTGCATATGCAAGATTGAATGATGGATCCATTGAAGATGATGAACTAAATGAATAAAGACGTTTCCTGAAACGGCTACAGTGGGAGAAGCCAACTGTGTGAGCCCCTGAAAGGGTGATCATGTCATAGGTTGTGAGGTTGTTAATCCTGAAGAGGCTGGAGAGAAGGTTGAGGTTAAATTCAGGACCAGGCAGACGGCCAGCAACTCGTGTAGCCTGAGAAATAAACCCATCGCGCCTGCCAAGCTCCACGATGAAGTTTGGGCCACCAGACTAGAAACAAAAGTCTATTCCATTACAACGATTCATAAATGGTAATTGCAAGCCTGCAAGGAGTAAGAAGTAGAATGAGCTTACAAGTACTATTACATCCCTTGCAGCAATTGCTAGGATATCTGCACAGGATACAACACCCGGGCACTGTGCTTCCACGGCCTGCTTGGCCTTGATGACAGTGTCAAAACCATCACCAGCAAGCGAGAGATTGTCAGGGGCATCCTTTTCGGCATCTGCTCTTGGTGAAGCTATCATAACCGATGCATCACAACCCTGAATATTCAACAGATTCGATTAGTCTCCTTGGATAATTTTACCATATTGCACACTTTATtactttttaaaatcaaatcacaGCCCATTATTGATTTTACCAACTGATTTGAATTTTAACTCAAAGTTGACTTCATTATGTCCCTTTGCACCTAGAATGTTTTGTTTTTTGACTATTACATCCTAGtaaatgatttcaaaattatctcaCATGAGTTGAACACGGGCAGCATGGTCGCAAGTTAgatttccaaatcaatttcactCCAAATCAACTTGTTTGAGGTCGTTTGCACCCACAAGCTGAATTGGAGGTCAGACTTGTCACATGCTTTTCATACAAAATCAACTTGTTTGAGTTCTTTTGTATCTAAATGCTCACTTTTGGATCTCACTCACCCTAATGGCAAATAAATATAAAAGTTAGTCATTTAAACTAATTTTATAGGTCTGTAATCTAGGCAAGGGTAAAATCGGAAGAAAAATATTAAGGGGAGGTGACTTAGGTAACAATGCACTACTATCTTTGGTCCCCTTGacagttttttatatttttatttaaacagtTCGGGCAAATTTGAGCAATTAGATACCAGGTGATCTAAACTGTCCTCATGACTTGGATAGGAGTCGGGGCTTACATGGTTGCCAAAGAGAGGTTGCCTTAAATACAACTTTGTGAACTCTTGCAGCATATTTACTTACTCTGAAAACGAAATTATTGATTGGGACTTGTAATATGATGTGAATAAAGAAATATTTGTGTGGGCAAAGACTAAATTGTACTTGAATTCAACGTTTAGCTAATTTCATTAAGAACATTATTTTCAATCTTTCACAAAGTCAACATAGTCATTCAGCTAGTCTGTCAACAAGATTTTCCAAAAATTATTTGCTGGATGGCTATTTAAAGAATAAGACTACAAGTTATAACTGCACTTGTGCTATCTGATAAAGATCAGCAAGCCTTTAACTTGAGCCAAATCTTGATATTGGAGAAAGGCCGATAAATGAATCGGATCCTAACCAAAAGTAAGCCATCAATCACGATGAAAAATCAAGAACTATGCCTTTTCCTAATGTTCAAAGAttgaaaataaaatcaataaacctCAATTCTGATCCAACTGCTAAACCAGTGTTGCATAAATTCCAATTTAGTTTTCTTCCAAACATAGGCAATTCAGCATGAAAGGGAGGATTTTTCTTTACACAAACACAGACAAAGTCACGAGTAGATATTAAATAAGGCAACTCAGACATTGAGGCCATTCTATCTTCTACCCTGTACTTTTACCAATCGCTTCAGGAGTAATTTTTTTCACCGCCTACTTTCTCTATGTATTCTTGTCTCAAAATCATCAACTTGTTAAAAATCTGGAAGGGTAAAGAGTTTGTGACCTAATTTATGATAAAAATCCGATCCGGAACCTACCGAGCCACAACTTCATGAATTGCAACTTACAATTGGGATCTACATTTTAAACAAAGAataaagaagaaagggaaagggtaCAGAAGACAAGAAACTCGTCGAACACAGAACGCTTGGTTGACGAAAGGAGTACTTTGGGACTCACCTCCACAAAGCAATCGTGGAAGAAGAGCCGGAGTGTTGCAGGCACCGTGACGAATGTCTCGCGCACCTTCTTGGCGACTGCCTTCCTCACTATCGACTCCACATTGGGGCAGCTAGACTTGTAGAAGTCTGGCCTGAGGTGAGCCGCTTCGCTCCTCGCCACTGCGACGAACAGGATCAGAAACCCTAGAACCGGCCTCCTCCAGAGCGCCGTGGCCATGAATTCCAGCTTGCCACCCGGCCTTTCCAGCTGGCTTGCGAGTATCAATGAGCCGCAGCAGCGGGGCTTTGAAAGGGATGGCGGGGTTGCGGTGTCTGGGGTCAAAAAAGAAGCAGCAGCTGCAGTAATGGAAGTTAAAGTGGGAGTGGTCCCGTCGAGGGTAATTCAAGGATGTTTACCTTGAGGGACGGACAGATATTTGGTTGAATTGTACGGGTGTAATCGTATCGAGTCGAGTGGAATTTTTGAATGtttgaacttaacttgattataaTTGAGTcgagctcgagttttatttaacaaatatattcttggttcacgagcttattcgaatctaaatgagcttaataaatataaatcataaatttaaatatttattaaaaattaaattatatatttaaaaaaattataatattattattaaaatttataattttattttaataaataaatttaatatatttatctatattttttataaataaaatataaaatctataaatttaatatcaaaactattatttttttatttaaaaattatttaatgagtttaacgaacgtgttcacgagctaacgagtagAAAATtacgaagcttgagcttggtttatttatattaacgagcctcattaaacgagctcaaacgagcttttatcgaatcgagtttcgaataatTCACGAGtgacttgattcatttacaccctTAGCGAACTGTATAACTTGAGCCGATCACCTGGGCCGACAATAGATTAAAAAGCGTAGTTAATGACTAAACTACCCCTACGATTTTCTTGCTCCGCAAAATCATTGAATTGGTTGCTTGACGCACGAAACGAGGACCCAAAGGCAAACCGACACTCATGGTCAAGGACACCAACGAACAAATGTCCTTCTGAAGCTTGTGGTATTTGAGGTGGCCGCGTCAGAGTTCACAAACGGGAGAAATCAGTGGTGGGGAGTAATGTCCCCACCCTAATTAAACGGTTAGAAGCcactaatatttaaaaataatattaaaaattttattatcaagaaattaaaattaaacttagtcaACAAAATactataataaatatttttttttaatttataagcaCATTAATTcctaaataaaatctaaaataccTATGAAATTAATTTTAGTCTTATTTTTATTCTCTGTATAGATTAGTTTTTACTATCAAATAAAAAATGACCCTTGAAACAACTCTATATAATGAACTTATGTAATAGTAACATCGATATCTATTTACTAAGTTAAATGTTAGTAGATATAATAGATAAATTGACTTATAAAATAAcaaagttaaaaaatttatttttctttacacATCAGTTGACGTATTCAGGAACATCTTTTTTCATATGACCATTTTTATTACAGAAGAAATAAGTGAACTACTTATTTTGTTTCTTATGCTCTTTATGGCCAAAACCCTCCATAATTTACAATttgcttttcctttttcctttattgttgatcttctttctcttcttgttcGAACCTTGAGAATCATGATAAGTAAGTGCTTTCAGGTATTACACCTCAGTCTCTCATTCTGTTACACGCATTGAAGTATAAACTCATTTTATGTTCacttttttctttttaatattaTAAGATATCTTAAAAGTAGTGAACTGTACAAACAaaaacatcaaaatgaaatacaCTAACATAAACTCAGATATTTGGATTTTTAATGTTTTCAGACTTGTGGCGATATTAGACATCTCCATGATGTACTCTCTGAAATTTCCTTTGCTATTATATTGCATAGTTAACAACTTCAAAAGAAGTATGGTAGTCTCGACTTTTTTCGTTTCTCCTGAAACGGTCTACTAATTGCCTAAGGAAATTCCTAGCAACTTCTCCCTAAGTTATTAAGCCTTTAGTTTGTGCTAAAAATAGAAAATCTCATGATACTTAGACTAGTGCGATTTGATCGCTTCTACTTTTCAAATTCCACCATATATtctatagtgctagcactagtaggggtgatcgcggatcgggttggttcggttatcaggataaaaaattatccgaccctactagatcatataatacaatatcaggacctacatccgacggttattatgtatcagatatctgacggattgtcagttatttggatatccgaccctatatctaataaaatataaaatataaatataaaacaaaaaaaatatt
Coding sequences within it:
- the LOC122017611 gene encoding uncharacterized protein LOC122017611 yields the protein MEFSVKPLLLLALIFATSVPCLEGRNIKNKPENYKPQNFFGYGGFYGNPMGPQLGFSAPGFGTVPIIGNAPFPGSGGVVGGGRLAVKP
- the LOC122017948 gene encoding peroxidase 51-like, translating into MATALWRRPVLGFLILFVAVARSEAAHLRPDFYKSSCPNVESIVRKAVAKKVRETFVTVPATLRLFFHDCFVEGCDASVMIASPRADAEKDAPDNLSLAGDGFDTVIKAKQAVEAQCPGVVSCADILAIAARDVIVLSGGPNFIVELGRRDGFISQATRVAGRLPGPEFNLNLLSSLFRINNLTTYDMITLSGAHTVGFSHCSRFRKRLYSFSSSSSMDPSFNLAYARLLKQACPPNVDPTIAVNMDPYTPTIFDNVYYKNLLNGEGLFSSDEVLFINRLSRPVVQKFAANQTSFFSAFAGSMIKLGRVGVKTGIQGQIRKECTVFN